A single Oncorhynchus nerka isolate Pitt River linkage group LG10, Oner_Uvic_2.0, whole genome shotgun sequence DNA region contains:
- the LOC135573565 gene encoding ryanodine receptor 2-like, which produces MMQHLLRRLVFDVPLLNEHTKMPLKLLTNHYERCWKYYCLAGGWGSFGASSDEELHLSRKLFWGIFDALSRKRYDQELFKLALPCLSAVAGALPPDYMESNYVAVMEKQSSMDPEGNFNPQPADTTNVNVPEKLDHFVTKYAEHSHDKWSMDKFSNGWVHGDKVCEASKAHPLLKPYKGLSEKDKELYRWPIKESLKTMVMWCWSIERTREGDPASLHNRTRRISQISQQHSVEGAPGFSPRPIDMSNVTLSRDLHSEYHVTRYTYSEYHVTRYTYSEYHVTRYTYSEYHVTRYTYSE; this is translated from the exons CTGTTGACCAATCACTACGAGCGTTGTTGGAAGTACTACTGTCTGGCGGGCGGCTGGGGGAGCTTTGGGGCGTCGTCGGACGAAGAGCTGCACCTCTCCAGGAAGCTGTTCTGGGGCATCTTCGATGCCCTGTCTCGCAAG aggTACGACCAGGAGCTGTTTAAGCTGGCTCTCCCGTGTCTGAGTGCCGTGGCCGGGGCACTACCACCTGACTACATGGAGAGTAACTATGTGGCCGTGATGGAGAAACAGTCCTCTATGGACCCCGAGGGAAACTTCAACCCACAGCCAGCAGACACCACCAA TGTGAACGTCCCGGAGAAGCTGGATCACTTTGTCACTAAATATGCTGAGCATTCACATGACAAGTGGTCCATGGACAAG TTTTCCAACGGCTGGGTTCACGGGGACAAGGTGTGTGAGGCCTCTAAAGCCCACCCTCTCCTCAAGCCCTATAAAGGGCTGTCAGAGAAG GATAAAGAGTTGTACCGCTGGCCAATCAAGGAGTCTCTGAAGACGATGGTGATGTGGTGCTGGAGCATAGAGAGGACCAGGGAGGGAGACCCAGCCAGCCTACACAACAGAACACGTAGGATCTCTCAGATCAGCCAG CAACACTCTGTCGAAGGAGCTCCAGGTTTCAGCCCCAGACCCATCGACATGAGCAATGTGACACTGTCCCGGGACCTGCAC TCTGAGTACCATGTGACACGCTACACATACTCTGAGTACCATGTGACACGCTACACATACTCTGAGTACCATGTGACACGCTACACATACTCTGAGTACCATGTGACACGCTACACATActctgagtga